The Bacillus sp. NEB1478 genome contains the following window.
CTCCTGCGGAAAGCGATCACGATGGAGCGAACTACTTCTAAGAACAACAATGGTTATGGAATTTCAGCCTTATTATTATAATTACAGACTAATATTTAACGTTTTACTGTTAACATAATATAATTATAGATAATAGATAAAGAAAAAGGGGATATGGTTTTGACTACGATAGGGTTTATTCGCCACGGTGAAACGGATTGGAATATCGAAAAGAGAGCTCAAGGTTGTATTGATATTCCTCTAAATGACCAAGGAAAACAACAGGCTTTTGCTGTTGCAGAAAGATGCAAAAATGAAAATTGGGATATTATTTATACAAGTCCATTATCACGAGCATTCCATACAGCGAATGCAATAGCAGAACAAACAGGATTGTCTTTAATAATTGATGAGAGACTTCGAGAGATTTCATTTGGTGATACAGAAGGCACTACAGAAGCTGAACGAGTAGAAAAATGGGGCGAAGAGTGGAAGACACTTGAATTAGGAAGAGAGAAAAATGAAGAAGCAGATACACGCTGGAAAGCAGCTTTAAAAGAAATCGTTCAGAATCATCCTGATCAAAAAGTGCTGATTGTTTCTCATGGCGCTTTACTTGTAAGGATCTTTAAACATTTGCTGCAGGATCAAACTGACAAATGGTATGGTTTAAATAATACTTCTTTTTCTAAGTTCAGAGTTCAAAATGAAGATTGGTTTTGTGAATTATTCAATTGTAATAAACACTTAAATGAGAGACTTACTACTTAACGTTTGTTACGTTTCGAACTTGGGTACTATATTGGTGAGCAAACAATTGGCAACAGTATTATTTATGGTGATATACTTTGTTTACACTTGTTAATATCAAAGGAGGGCCAAATAAATGGCTATTGTAAATGCATCAGATCAAACATTTAATACAGAAACAAACGAAGGTTTAGTACTTGCTGACTTTTGGGCACCATGGTGCGGACCTTGTAAAATGATTGCTCCAGTTCTTGAGGAACTTGATCAAGAAGTTGAAGAAGTAAAAGTTGTAAAACTCGATGTTGATGAAAACCAAGAAACAGCTGGTAAATATGGAGTTATGAGTATTCCGACATTATTAGTTTTCAAAGATGGGCAAGTAGTTGACCAAGTTGTTGGTTTCCAGCCAAAAGAAGCTTTAGTCGAATTGCTTAACAAACATAAATAAGTAGAATGAAAAGCCCGGGCTCCCCGGGCTTTTTTATGTCATTTTTAAATGGGGAATTCGATAATACATATCAAAAGAAAAAATTGTTGATTCTTTTTAACCCAGTATTTGTTTAGAGCTTGCATAGTGTTCATTCATACTGACAACATGATATGATAAATAAAAGTATTATTAGCAGAGGGGAATGTAATATGACCTCCATCAAGCAAAAACTGATGCTGCTCCCGGATCAGCCAGGTTGTTATTTGATGAAAAACGAATTCGGTAAAGTTATTTATGTAGGAAAAGCAAAGGTATTAAAAAATCGTGTAAAATCATATTTTTCTGGATCACATGATGGAAAAACACAGCGATTAGTCAGCGAGATTAAAGATTTCGAATACATCGTTACTTCATCAGAGATGGAAGCTCTTGTATTAGAGATGAACTTAATCAAAAAGCATGATCCTCGATATAACGTAATGCTTAAAGATGATAAGAGTTATCCTTATTTAAAAGTAACCTCTGAGAAGCAGCCCCGGTTACTATATACACGCAAAGTAAAAAAAGATGGCGGCAAATACTTTGGACCTTTTGTAAATGCCTATGCGGCTCAAGAAACAAAAAAGCTTCTTGATCGAATTTTTCCTCTTCGAAAATGTGATACGATGCCAAAAAGAGTTTGCTTATATTATCATATTGGTCAATGTTTAGGTCCATGTGTTTATGATATTACACCTGAACAAAACAAAGAGATGGTCAATGAGATCGTGAAATTTTTAAGCGGCGGTTACCAAGAAGTGAAGAATGAGCTATCTGAAAAAATGCTAGAGGCCTCAGAAGCACTGAATTTCGAACGGGCAAAAGAGCTTCGTGATCAAATCCGCCATATTGAAGCAGTGATGGAAAAACAAAAAATGATGACAGCAGACCTTGTGGACCGAGATGTTTTTGGATATCACTTTGATAAAGGATGGATGTGTGTTCAAGTATTTTTTATCCGTCAGGGCAAGGTGATTGCAAGAGATATTTCTGTTTTTCCTTTTTACGGAGAAGCGCATGAAGATTTACTTACATTTATCGGTCAGTTTTATTTGCAGAAGAATCATTTACTGCCTAGAGAAATCTTATTGCCGCAGCCTGTAGACGCTAATCTTATTCAGCAGCTTTTAAATGTAAGAGTTTTGCAGCCTAAAAAGGGACAGAAGAAGGAACTCGTTGAATTAGCAACTAAAAATGCAACGCTGGCACTTAATGAAAAGTTTGCATTAATTGAACACGACGAGGCTAGAACAGTTAAAGCAGTTGAAAATCTTGGAGAGAAAATGGGGATTGCTCCTCCATATCGAATAGAAGCTTTCGATAACTCGAATATTCACGGAACTGATCCTGTTTCAGCGATGGTTGTGTTTATTGACGGAAAACCATATAAAAAAGAATATCGAAAGTATAAAATTAAAACAGTCGAAGGTCCTGATGACTATGCATCTATGAAAGAAGTAGTCAGAAGGAGATATTCAAGACTTCTAAAAGAAGAAGGGGAACTTCCGAGTTTAATACTTATTGATGGTGGAAAAGGACAAATCGCCGCTGCTCAGGACGTATTGGAGAACGAATTGAATTTGTTCATACCGGTAGCGGGTCTATCAAAGGACGAAAAACACCGAACTTCACAGTTATGGTTGGGTGATCCGCCGCAAATGATTCATCTATCTAGAAATAGCCAGGAGTTTTATTTACTTCAGAGAATTCAAGATGAAGTACACCGATTTGCTATCACATTTCATAGAAAAGTACGATCGAAAAGTATGTTCGAATCTTCCTTAGATGGTATTGCGGGTATTGGTGATAAACGTAAAAAATTACTTCTTCGTCATTTTGGATCCTTTAAGAAAATGAAAGAGGCTACAGTTGAAGAAATCCAGGAAGCCGGAATTCCAAGGGCAGTTGCTGAAGAAATTTCCAAGACACTCCAGTCAAATGAGTAGTTGCAGGACTACGTTAACTTTGTTAAAATAAACCCAACTTTATAAATATGCCATGCTTCAATAGAAGTGATGGTAGAGGAGCAAAAACCAATAGTAGACCATCTGAAGAGAAGAAGCTCTTTTGAGGGTGGAGGAAAGGGGATTTTTGCCGAAGTGTAATTGGACTTCTTACCTTTTATGCTGGACCTGTATTGAATAAATACAGGGCTGTCACACAAGTCCCCCCAGGATTTGTGTGGAGAACTATCTCACTAGGGGAAACAAACTTGGCTTGCTACGGATACAGCAACAATAGGGTTTTTTCCTTATTGTTGCTTTTTTGTTTCTAATCTGGAGATAGAATTCACATCAGGAAAGGATTGGGAGAAAATGGGGAGAATCGTACAAAAGTTTGGCGGTACGAGTGTTGGGTCTGTTGAACGGATTCAAAATGTCGCTAAAAGAGTTATAAATGAAGTAGATAATGGGAATGAAGTGGTTGTCGTTGTATCGGCAATGGGAAAGACAACTGATGAACTTGTGAGACTAGCGGGAGAAATCAGTCCTAATCCATCAAAAAGAGAAATGGATATGCTCCTTACTACAGGTGAGCAGATTACAATTGCTTTGTTAACGATAGCCCTCCATCAGCAAGGGTATAAAGCACAGTCATTAACTGGCTGGCAAGCGGGTATACAGACGGAAAATACATTTTCAAATGCGAGAATTCTAGATATTGACTCTAAACGGATAGAGGACTTACTGAAAAGCGGACATATAGCTGTAGTTGCCGGTTTCCAAGGGGTTATCTCTGAAACGAATGATATTGCAACATTAGGCAGAGGCGGATCAGATACTACAGCTGTAGCTTTAGCTGCAGCACTAAAGGCTGATCGATGTGATATCTACACGGATGTTACAGGTGTATTCACAACAGATCCGCGTGTTGTAAAGACCGCGAGAAAAATCCCATCCATTT
Protein-coding sequences here:
- a CDS encoding histidine phosphatase family protein; translation: MTTIGFIRHGETDWNIEKRAQGCIDIPLNDQGKQQAFAVAERCKNENWDIIYTSPLSRAFHTANAIAEQTGLSLIIDERLREISFGDTEGTTEAERVEKWGEEWKTLELGREKNEEADTRWKAALKEIVQNHPDQKVLIVSHGALLVRIFKHLLQDQTDKWYGLNNTSFSKFRVQNEDWFCELFNCNKHLNERLTT
- the trxA gene encoding thioredoxin → MAIVNASDQTFNTETNEGLVLADFWAPWCGPCKMIAPVLEELDQEVEEVKVVKLDVDENQETAGKYGVMSIPTLLVFKDGQVVDQVVGFQPKEALVELLNKHK
- the uvrC gene encoding excinuclease ABC subunit UvrC encodes the protein MTSIKQKLMLLPDQPGCYLMKNEFGKVIYVGKAKVLKNRVKSYFSGSHDGKTQRLVSEIKDFEYIVTSSEMEALVLEMNLIKKHDPRYNVMLKDDKSYPYLKVTSEKQPRLLYTRKVKKDGGKYFGPFVNAYAAQETKKLLDRIFPLRKCDTMPKRVCLYYHIGQCLGPCVYDITPEQNKEMVNEIVKFLSGGYQEVKNELSEKMLEASEALNFERAKELRDQIRHIEAVMEKQKMMTADLVDRDVFGYHFDKGWMCVQVFFIRQGKVIARDISVFPFYGEAHEDLLTFIGQFYLQKNHLLPREILLPQPVDANLIQQLLNVRVLQPKKGQKKELVELATKNATLALNEKFALIEHDEARTVKAVENLGEKMGIAPPYRIEAFDNSNIHGTDPVSAMVVFIDGKPYKKEYRKYKIKTVEGPDDYASMKEVVRRRYSRLLKEEGELPSLILIDGGKGQIAAAQDVLENELNLFIPVAGLSKDEKHRTSQLWLGDPPQMIHLSRNSQEFYLLQRIQDEVHRFAITFHRKVRSKSMFESSLDGIAGIGDKRKKLLLRHFGSFKKMKEATVEEIQEAGIPRAVAEEISKTLQSNE